The following proteins come from a genomic window of Gossypium raimondii isolate GPD5lz chromosome 5, ASM2569854v1, whole genome shotgun sequence:
- the LOC105767622 gene encoding beta-amyrin 28-monooxygenase: MDPILLFFATFFPLLSLAFLIFYKKSNYASNPNLPPGRMGFPYIGESIEYLLTGRRGHPEKFLKDRMAKYSSQVFKTSIFGEPMAVVCGAVGNKFLFSNENKLVTSWWPDSVNKIFPSSTQTSSKEESIKMRKMLPNFLKPEALQRYIGMMDMIAQRHFEASWEGKQEITVFPLAKRYTFWVACKVFLSIEDPVHVSKLADLFNALAAGIITVPIDLPGTPFRRAINAAETTRKELMAIIKQRKMDLAENKATPDQDILSHMLLATDEKGQYLNELNIADRILGLLIGGHDTASATVTFIVKYLAELPNIYNEVYKEQMEIARSKKEGEMLNWEDIKKMKYSWNVACEVMRLAPPLQGAFREAITDFTFAGFSIPKGWKLHWNVNSTHKNPECFPEPEKFEPARFEGSGPAPYTFVPFGGGPRMCPGKEYARLEILVFMHNVIKRFNWEKLIPDEMIIVDPLPMPAKGLPVRLLPH; encoded by the exons ATGGATCCCATCCTACTTTTCTTTGCAACCTTCTTCCCACTACTGTCTCTTGCATTCCTTATATTCTACAAAAAATCTAATTATGCCTCGAACCCTAACCTTCCGCCCGGCAGGATGGGATTTCCATACATCGGTGAAAGCATCGAGTACCTCTTAACAGGTCGAAGGGGTCACCCCGAGAAGTTCTTAAAAGATAGAATGGCCAAATACTCTTCGCAAGTCTTCAAAACTTCGATATTCGGAGAACCCATGGCCGTCGTATGCGGGGCTGTCGGTAACAAATTCTTGTTCTCCAACGAAAACAAGCTCGTCACTTCGTGGTGGCCGGATTCCGTGAACAAGATTTTCCCTTCTTCAACGCAAACGAGTTCGAAAGAAGAGTCGATCAAGATGAGGAAAATGCTGCCTAATTTCCTAAAACCAGAAGCCTTGCAAAGATACATAGGGATGATGGATATGATTGCCCAAAGACACTTCGAAGCCAGTTGGGAAGGCAAGCAAGAAATAACAGTGTTCCCACTTGCCAAAAGATACACCTTTTGGGTGGCTTGCAAAGTGTTTCTAAGCATAGAAGACCCCGTCCATGTATCTAAATTAGCCGACCTTTTCAATGCTTTAGCCGCCGGAATCATTACCGTCCCCATTGACTTACCGGGAACACCTTTCCGGCGAGCTATCAATGCTGCTGAAACCACCAGGAAGGAGTTGATGGCGATCATCAAgcaaagaaagatggatctcgcAGAAAATAAAGCAACCCCAGACCAAGATATATTGTCCCACATGTTGCTTGCAACCGATGAGAAGGGGCAGTACTTGAATGAATTGAACATTGCTGATAGGATCCTGGGTTTGCTGATTGGTGGTCACGATACTGCCAGTGCTACCGTTACTTTCATTGTCAAGTATCTTGCTGAGCTTCCTAACATCTACAACGAGGTTTACAAAG AACAAATGGAGATAGCAAGATCAAAGAAAGAAGGGGAGATGCTAAACTGGGAAGAcataaaaaagatgaaatattCATGGAACGTAGCCTGCGAAGTGATGAGACTTGCGCCTCCGCTTCAGGGTGCTTTCAGAGAGGCCATCACCGACTTCACCTTCGCTGGTTTCTCCATTCCCAAGGGCTGGAAG TTGCATTGGAATGTGAATTCAACCCACAAAAACCCCGAGTGCTTCCCTGAGCCAGAGAAGTTCGAGCCTGCAAGATTCGAAGGCAGTGGACCAGCTCCTTACACATTTGTCCCCTTCGGAGGAGGACCAAGGATGTGTCCTGGGAAAGAGTACGCTCGTCTGGAGATACTGGTTTTCATGCACAATGTAATCAAAAGGTTTAACTGGGAAAAGCTGATACCTGATGAGATGATAATAGTGGATCCACTCCCCATGCCTGCTAAAGGACTCCCTGTTCGCCTCCTTCCCCATTAA
- the LOC105769231 gene encoding ABC transporter G family member 39 isoform X2 encodes MASALAGDDLSARSMSSGRGGWGSARFRDIWQTPPEVFERSQRHDTEEDLIWAAIERLPMYDRLRKSMIRKVGDNGKVVLHEVDVTKLGQQNKKQLIDSILKVVEQDNENFLRKLRDRTDRVGIEIPKIEVRFEHLSVEGDVYVGSRALPTLLNVTLNIIESILGLVRLVPSRKRKIEILKDVSGIVKPSRMTLVLGPPGAGKTTFLQALAGRLDQDLRSSGRITYCGYEMSEFIPQRTCAYIGHHDVHHGEMTVRETLDFSGRCLGVGTRYEILKELSNREKEAGIKPDPEIDAFMKATAMAGQRTSLVTDYVLKILGLEMCSDTLVGDDMRRGISGGEKKRLTTGEMLVGPAKAFFMDEISTGLDSSTTYQICKFMRQMVHIMDVTMVISLLQPAPETYDQFDHLILLSEGQIVYQGPTQGVLEFFEYMGFKCPERKGVADFLQEVTSKKDQQQYWFRKDQPYSYVTVSEFVQGFNSFHIGQQLESDLRVPYDRSVARHPAVVTEKYGISNWELFRACFAREWLLMKRNSFVYIFKTVQITIMSLIAMTVFFIKEMHAGNLEDGSKFFGALFYSLINVMFNGMAELAMTIFRLPVFYKQRDFLFYPPWAFSLSIWIIKIPLSLLESGIWICLTYYTIGFAPAASRFFRQFLAFFGIHQMALSLFRFIAAVGRTQVIANTLGTFTLLMVFVLGGFIVARDDIEPWMIWGYYLSPMMYGQNAIVMNEFLDKRWNRQNNDTRINATTVGQVLLKSRGFHTEDCWFWISVAALFGFSVLFNILFIVALTYLNPLRDSKAIVVDENENTNKKESSSGKNIPGTDLPVRNSLDATNITGRPTGRGMVLPFKPLSLAFNHVSYSVDMPSEMKSQGVEEDHLKLLRNVSGAFRPGILTALVGVTGAGKTTLMDVLAGRKTGGYIEGSISVSGYPKNQATFTRVSGYCEQNDIHSPHVTVYESLLYSAWLRLSSEVDTKTRKMFIEEVMELIELKPLRGAIVGLPGVDGLSTEQRKRLTIAVELVANPSIIFMDEPTSGLDARAAAIVMRTVRNTVDTGRTVVCTIHQPSIDIFESFDELLLMKRGGQIIYAGPLGRNSHNLVQYFEAIPGVPKIKEGYNPATWMLEITAPAVENQLNADFAEIYAESSLYQRNQEIIEELSRPVPGSEDLHFPTKYSLPFLSQCKVCFLKQHWSYKRNPRYNAIRFFITIVVGILFGLIFWNKGQQIFIY; translated from the exons ATGGCGTCAGCTTTAGCAGGAGATGATCTGTCGGCAAGATCAATGAGCAGCGGGCGTGGGGGTTGGGGGTCGGCGAGGTTCCGGGATATTTGGCAAACTCCGCCCGAAGTGTTCGAGAGGAGCCAACGGCATGACACGGAGGAGGATCTCATTTGGGCTGCCATCGAACGACTTCCCATGTATGATCGCCTTCGGAAAAGTATGATAAGGAAAGTTGGTGATAATGGGAAAGTTGTTCTTCACGAAGTTGATGTAACTAAGCTTGGACAACAGAATAAGAAGCAACTCATAGACAGTATTTTGAAGGTTGTCGAACaagataatgaaaattttctcaGGAAATTAAGGGATCGAACTGATAG AGTTGGCATTGAAATTCCAAAAATTGAAGTTAGATTTGAGCATTTATCAGTTGAAGGAGACGTTTACGTCGGAAGCCGAGCTCTTCCTACACTGCTTAATGTTACCTTGAATATCATAGAG AGTATTCTTGGATTGGTTCGGCTTGTACCTTCTAGGAAAAGAAAGATTGAGATACTTAAAGATGTCAGTGGAATTGTGAAACCGTCAAG GATGACCCTAGTTTTGGGTCCTCCAGGTGCAGGGAAAACAACATTCTTGCAAGCACTTGCAGGAAGGCTTGATCAGGATCTAAGA TCTAGTGGGAGAATCACATATTGTGGTTATGAAATGAGTGAGTTTATTCCTCAAAGAACATGTGCTTATATCGGTCACCATGATGTTCACCATGGTGAAATGACAGTGAGGGAAACATTGGATTTCTCGGGACGGTGTCTCGGTGTTGGCACCAGATATGAAATATTGAAAGAGCTCTCAAATCGGGAAAAAGAGGCAGGGATCAAGCCAGATCCTGAAATTGATGCATTCATGAAAGCAACAGCTATGGCAGGCCAACGAACTAGCTTGGTTACAGATTATGTTCTTAAG ATACTTGGACTAGAAATGTGTTCGGATACTCTGGTCGGGGACGACATGCGTAGAGGTATTTCTGGTGGTGAAAAGAAGCGTTTGACCACTG GAGAGATGTTGGTTGGTCCAGCAAAGGCCTTCTTCATGGACGAAATATCGACGGGGCTGGACAGTTCTACCACTTACCAGATTTGCAAGTTCATGAGGCAAATGGTTCATATCATGGATGTAACCATGGTCATTTCTCTTCTGCAACCAGCACCCGAGACATACGATCAGTTCGACCACCTTATCCTACTTTCGGAAGGTCAAATTGTCTACCAAGGTCCCACCCAAGGTGTCCTTGAGTTCTTTGAATACATGGGTTTCAAATGCCCTGAAAGAAAAGGAGTTGCAGACTTTTTGCAAGAAGTAACTTCCAAGAAGGACCAACAGCAATATTGGTTCAGAAAAGACCAGCCTTATAGTTATGTTACGGTTTCCGAGTTTGTGCAGGGGTTCAACTCATTCCACATTGGCCAACAGCTTGAATCCGATCTGAGGGTTCCTTATGACAGATCAGTAGCACGCCATCCTGCAGTAGTTACAGAAAAATATGGCATTTCAAACTGGGAGTTGTTCAGGGCATGCTTTGCAAGGGAATGGTTGCTAATGAAACGTAACTCATTCGTGTACATATTCAAGACTGTCCAAATTACGATCATGTCATTGATTGCCATGACCgtatttttcataaaagaaatgCATGCAGGCAATTTGGAAGACGGTTCGAAATTTTTCGGAGCTTTGTTTTACAGTCTAATCAATGTAATGTTTAATGGGATGGCAGAACTTGCAATGACAATTTTCAGGCTTCCTGTTTTCTATAAACAAAGGGACTTCTTGTTCTATCCTCCATGGGCTTTTAGCCTTTCCATTTGGATCATCAAGATCCCATTGTCATTATTGGAATCTGGAATATGGATCTGCCTCACATACTACACCATTGGATTTGCTCCAGCTGCTAGCAG GTTCTTCAGACAGTTCCTGGCATTCTTTGGCATACATCAAATGGCTTTATCCCTCTTTAGGTTCATTGCTGCTGTAGGAAGAACACAAGTCATTGCAAACACATTGGGTACCTTCACCTTGCTAATGGTTTTCGTGCTTGGAGGTTTCATTGTTGCAAGAG ATGACATTGAACCATGGATGATATGGGGCTACTATTTGTCTCCAATGATGTATGGACAAAATGCCATCGTCATgaatgaatttcttgataaaagaTGGAATAGA CAAAATAATGACACCAGAATTAATGCAACTACAGTCGGACAAGTCCTTCTAAAGAGTAGAGGTTTCCATACAGAAGATTGTTGGTTTTGGATTTCTGTTGCAGCGCTGTTCGGATTTTCTGTTCTCttcaacattttattcattgtGGCGTTGACTTACCTCAACC CTCTGCGTGATTCCAAAGCAATAGTtgttgatgaaaatgaaaatacgAACAAGAAAGAGTCATCCTCGGGAAAAAACATACCAG GTACTGATCTGCCAGTGAGAAATTCTTTGGATGCCACCAACATCACGGGGCGACCCACTGGAAGAGGAATGGTGTTGCCTTTCAAACCACTTTCACTTGCGTTCAACCATGTTAGCTACTCTGTAGATATGCCTTCT gAAATGAAGAGCCAAGGTGTTGAAGAGGATCATCTTAAGTTGCTACGAAATGTTAGTGGCGCTTTTAGACCAGGGATATTGACAGCATTGGTGGGTGTCACTGGTGCCGGAAAGACAACCCTGATGGATGTATTAGCAGGAAGGAAAACCGGGGGATACATTGAGGGAAGCATAAGCGTCTCTGGATATCCAAAGAACCAAGCTACATTTACTCGTGTCAGCGGCTACTGCGAACAAAATGATATCCACTCTCCTCATGTCACAGTCTATGAATCCCTGCTGTACTCAGCCTGGCTTCGTCTTTCTTCAGAAGTTGACACCAAGACAAGAAAG ATGTTCATTGAAGAGGTTATGGAGTTGATTGAGCTCAAGCCACTACGGGGTGCTATAGTTGGCCTTCCAGGAGTAGATGGTCTTTCAACAGAACAAAGGAAGAGGTTGACAATTGCAGTTGAATTGGTTGCTAATCCTTCTATCATCTTTATGGATGAGCCAACATCCGGGCTTGATGCCAGGGCTGCTGCAATTGTAATGCGGACAGTGAGAAACACCGTTGATACGGGGAGAACCGTAGTGTGCACCATTCACCAACCTAGCATAGACATTTTTGAGTCTTTTGATGAG TTGCTGTTGATGAAAAGAGGAGGGCAAATCATCTATGCCGGACCTCTTGGTCGCAACTCTCACAATCTTGTACAATATTTTGAG GCTATACCAGGAGTTCCAAAAATCAAGGAAGGATATAATCCAGCAACATGGATGCTTGAAATCACCGCTCCTGCAGTTGAGAATCAGCTGAATGCAGACTTTGCAGAAATTTACGCTGAATCCTCCCTTTATCA GAGGAAtcaagaaattattgaagagcTCAGTCGTCCGGTTCCGGGCTCCGAGGATCTCCACTTTCCGACCAAATATTCTCTACCATTCCTCTCTCAATGCAAGGTTTGTTTCCTGAAGCAACACTGGTCTTACAAGAGGAACCCTCGGTACAATGCTATTAGGTTCTTCATAACAATTGTCGTCGGAATCTTGTTCGGCCTTATCTTTTGGAACAAAGGACAACAAAT ttttatatattaa
- the LOC105769231 gene encoding ABC transporter G family member 39 isoform X1, with amino-acid sequence MASALAGDDLSARSMSSGRGGWGSARFRDIWQTPPEVFERSQRHDTEEDLIWAAIERLPMYDRLRKSMIRKVGDNGKVVLHEVDVTKLGQQNKKQLIDSILKVVEQDNENFLRKLRDRTDRVGIEIPKIEVRFEHLSVEGDVYVGSRALPTLLNVTLNIIESILGLVRLVPSRKRKIEILKDVSGIVKPSRMTLVLGPPGAGKTTFLQALAGRLDQDLRSSGRITYCGYEMSEFIPQRTCAYIGHHDVHHGEMTVRETLDFSGRCLGVGTRYEILKELSNREKEAGIKPDPEIDAFMKATAMAGQRTSLVTDYVLKILGLEMCSDTLVGDDMRRGISGGEKKRLTTGEMLVGPAKAFFMDEISTGLDSSTTYQICKFMRQMVHIMDVTMVISLLQPAPETYDQFDHLILLSEGQIVYQGPTQGVLEFFEYMGFKCPERKGVADFLQEVTSKKDQQQYWFRKDQPYSYVTVSEFVQGFNSFHIGQQLESDLRVPYDRSVARHPAVVTEKYGISNWELFRACFAREWLLMKRNSFVYIFKTVQITIMSLIAMTVFFIKEMHAGNLEDGSKFFGALFYSLINVMFNGMAELAMTIFRLPVFYKQRDFLFYPPWAFSLSIWIIKIPLSLLESGIWICLTYYTIGFAPAASRFFRQFLAFFGIHQMALSLFRFIAAVGRTQVIANTLGTFTLLMVFVLGGFIVARDDIEPWMIWGYYLSPMMYGQNAIVMNEFLDKRWNRQNNDTRINATTVGQVLLKSRGFHTEDCWFWISVAALFGFSVLFNILFIVALTYLNPLRDSKAIVVDENENTNKKESSSGKNIPGTDLPVRNSLDATNITGRPTGRGMVLPFKPLSLAFNHVSYSVDMPSEMKSQGVEEDHLKLLRNVSGAFRPGILTALVGVTGAGKTTLMDVLAGRKTGGYIEGSISVSGYPKNQATFTRVSGYCEQNDIHSPHVTVYESLLYSAWLRLSSEVDTKTRKMFIEEVMELIELKPLRGAIVGLPGVDGLSTEQRKRLTIAVELVANPSIIFMDEPTSGLDARAAAIVMRTVRNTVDTGRTVVCTIHQPSIDIFESFDELLLMKRGGQIIYAGPLGRNSHNLVQYFEAIPGVPKIKEGYNPATWMLEITAPAVENQLNADFAEIYAESSLYQRNQEIIEELSRPVPGSEDLHFPTKYSLPFLSQCKVCFLKQHWSYKRNPRYNAIRFFITIVVGILFGLIFWNKGQQIAKQQDVLNFFGAMYSAVFFLGAVNASTVQGVVAVERTVFYRERAAGMYSEFPYALAQVAIEIIYTAIQTAIYVALLYLMIGYEWKASNFLWFYYYITASYVYFTLYGMMVIALTPGAQVAAIVMSFFLSLWNIFSGFLIPRPLIPVWWRWYYWATPVAWTLYGLITSQLGDRNSDLEVPGFPDIPVKRYIKEMFGFEYEFLPVVAVVHIGWCLLFFFVFAYGIKFLNFQRR; translated from the exons ATGGCGTCAGCTTTAGCAGGAGATGATCTGTCGGCAAGATCAATGAGCAGCGGGCGTGGGGGTTGGGGGTCGGCGAGGTTCCGGGATATTTGGCAAACTCCGCCCGAAGTGTTCGAGAGGAGCCAACGGCATGACACGGAGGAGGATCTCATTTGGGCTGCCATCGAACGACTTCCCATGTATGATCGCCTTCGGAAAAGTATGATAAGGAAAGTTGGTGATAATGGGAAAGTTGTTCTTCACGAAGTTGATGTAACTAAGCTTGGACAACAGAATAAGAAGCAACTCATAGACAGTATTTTGAAGGTTGTCGAACaagataatgaaaattttctcaGGAAATTAAGGGATCGAACTGATAG AGTTGGCATTGAAATTCCAAAAATTGAAGTTAGATTTGAGCATTTATCAGTTGAAGGAGACGTTTACGTCGGAAGCCGAGCTCTTCCTACACTGCTTAATGTTACCTTGAATATCATAGAG AGTATTCTTGGATTGGTTCGGCTTGTACCTTCTAGGAAAAGAAAGATTGAGATACTTAAAGATGTCAGTGGAATTGTGAAACCGTCAAG GATGACCCTAGTTTTGGGTCCTCCAGGTGCAGGGAAAACAACATTCTTGCAAGCACTTGCAGGAAGGCTTGATCAGGATCTAAGA TCTAGTGGGAGAATCACATATTGTGGTTATGAAATGAGTGAGTTTATTCCTCAAAGAACATGTGCTTATATCGGTCACCATGATGTTCACCATGGTGAAATGACAGTGAGGGAAACATTGGATTTCTCGGGACGGTGTCTCGGTGTTGGCACCAGATATGAAATATTGAAAGAGCTCTCAAATCGGGAAAAAGAGGCAGGGATCAAGCCAGATCCTGAAATTGATGCATTCATGAAAGCAACAGCTATGGCAGGCCAACGAACTAGCTTGGTTACAGATTATGTTCTTAAG ATACTTGGACTAGAAATGTGTTCGGATACTCTGGTCGGGGACGACATGCGTAGAGGTATTTCTGGTGGTGAAAAGAAGCGTTTGACCACTG GAGAGATGTTGGTTGGTCCAGCAAAGGCCTTCTTCATGGACGAAATATCGACGGGGCTGGACAGTTCTACCACTTACCAGATTTGCAAGTTCATGAGGCAAATGGTTCATATCATGGATGTAACCATGGTCATTTCTCTTCTGCAACCAGCACCCGAGACATACGATCAGTTCGACCACCTTATCCTACTTTCGGAAGGTCAAATTGTCTACCAAGGTCCCACCCAAGGTGTCCTTGAGTTCTTTGAATACATGGGTTTCAAATGCCCTGAAAGAAAAGGAGTTGCAGACTTTTTGCAAGAAGTAACTTCCAAGAAGGACCAACAGCAATATTGGTTCAGAAAAGACCAGCCTTATAGTTATGTTACGGTTTCCGAGTTTGTGCAGGGGTTCAACTCATTCCACATTGGCCAACAGCTTGAATCCGATCTGAGGGTTCCTTATGACAGATCAGTAGCACGCCATCCTGCAGTAGTTACAGAAAAATATGGCATTTCAAACTGGGAGTTGTTCAGGGCATGCTTTGCAAGGGAATGGTTGCTAATGAAACGTAACTCATTCGTGTACATATTCAAGACTGTCCAAATTACGATCATGTCATTGATTGCCATGACCgtatttttcataaaagaaatgCATGCAGGCAATTTGGAAGACGGTTCGAAATTTTTCGGAGCTTTGTTTTACAGTCTAATCAATGTAATGTTTAATGGGATGGCAGAACTTGCAATGACAATTTTCAGGCTTCCTGTTTTCTATAAACAAAGGGACTTCTTGTTCTATCCTCCATGGGCTTTTAGCCTTTCCATTTGGATCATCAAGATCCCATTGTCATTATTGGAATCTGGAATATGGATCTGCCTCACATACTACACCATTGGATTTGCTCCAGCTGCTAGCAG GTTCTTCAGACAGTTCCTGGCATTCTTTGGCATACATCAAATGGCTTTATCCCTCTTTAGGTTCATTGCTGCTGTAGGAAGAACACAAGTCATTGCAAACACATTGGGTACCTTCACCTTGCTAATGGTTTTCGTGCTTGGAGGTTTCATTGTTGCAAGAG ATGACATTGAACCATGGATGATATGGGGCTACTATTTGTCTCCAATGATGTATGGACAAAATGCCATCGTCATgaatgaatttcttgataaaagaTGGAATAGA CAAAATAATGACACCAGAATTAATGCAACTACAGTCGGACAAGTCCTTCTAAAGAGTAGAGGTTTCCATACAGAAGATTGTTGGTTTTGGATTTCTGTTGCAGCGCTGTTCGGATTTTCTGTTCTCttcaacattttattcattgtGGCGTTGACTTACCTCAACC CTCTGCGTGATTCCAAAGCAATAGTtgttgatgaaaatgaaaatacgAACAAGAAAGAGTCATCCTCGGGAAAAAACATACCAG GTACTGATCTGCCAGTGAGAAATTCTTTGGATGCCACCAACATCACGGGGCGACCCACTGGAAGAGGAATGGTGTTGCCTTTCAAACCACTTTCACTTGCGTTCAACCATGTTAGCTACTCTGTAGATATGCCTTCT gAAATGAAGAGCCAAGGTGTTGAAGAGGATCATCTTAAGTTGCTACGAAATGTTAGTGGCGCTTTTAGACCAGGGATATTGACAGCATTGGTGGGTGTCACTGGTGCCGGAAAGACAACCCTGATGGATGTATTAGCAGGAAGGAAAACCGGGGGATACATTGAGGGAAGCATAAGCGTCTCTGGATATCCAAAGAACCAAGCTACATTTACTCGTGTCAGCGGCTACTGCGAACAAAATGATATCCACTCTCCTCATGTCACAGTCTATGAATCCCTGCTGTACTCAGCCTGGCTTCGTCTTTCTTCAGAAGTTGACACCAAGACAAGAAAG ATGTTCATTGAAGAGGTTATGGAGTTGATTGAGCTCAAGCCACTACGGGGTGCTATAGTTGGCCTTCCAGGAGTAGATGGTCTTTCAACAGAACAAAGGAAGAGGTTGACAATTGCAGTTGAATTGGTTGCTAATCCTTCTATCATCTTTATGGATGAGCCAACATCCGGGCTTGATGCCAGGGCTGCTGCAATTGTAATGCGGACAGTGAGAAACACCGTTGATACGGGGAGAACCGTAGTGTGCACCATTCACCAACCTAGCATAGACATTTTTGAGTCTTTTGATGAG TTGCTGTTGATGAAAAGAGGAGGGCAAATCATCTATGCCGGACCTCTTGGTCGCAACTCTCACAATCTTGTACAATATTTTGAG GCTATACCAGGAGTTCCAAAAATCAAGGAAGGATATAATCCAGCAACATGGATGCTTGAAATCACCGCTCCTGCAGTTGAGAATCAGCTGAATGCAGACTTTGCAGAAATTTACGCTGAATCCTCCCTTTATCA GAGGAAtcaagaaattattgaagagcTCAGTCGTCCGGTTCCGGGCTCCGAGGATCTCCACTTTCCGACCAAATATTCTCTACCATTCCTCTCTCAATGCAAGGTTTGTTTCCTGAAGCAACACTGGTCTTACAAGAGGAACCCTCGGTACAATGCTATTAGGTTCTTCATAACAATTGTCGTCGGAATCTTGTTCGGCCTTATCTTTTGGAACAAAGGACAACAAAT AGCAAAACAACAAGATGTGCTGAACTTTTTCGGAGCGATGTACAGTGCAGTGTTTTTCCTTGGAGCAGTGAATGCTTCAACGGTGCAAGGCGTAGTTGCAGTAGAGAGAACCGTTTTTTATCGCGAAAGAGCTGCCGGAATGTATTCTGAATTTCCTTACGCGCTTGCTCAG GTGGCAATAGAGATAATCTATACCGCAATCCAGACAGCGATCTACGTTGCACTCCTATACTTAATGATTGGGTATGAATGGAAGGCCAGCAACTTCCTATGGTTCTACTACTACATAACAGCAAGTTATGTCTACTTCACACTGTATGGGATGATGGTTATTGCTCTCACTCCAGGGGCACAAGTTGCTGCAATTGTCATGTCATTCTTCCTAAGTTTATGGAACATCTTCTCGGGTTTTCTCATCCCGAGACCACTAATCCCGGTATGGTGGAGGTGGTATTATTGGGCAACTCCAGTGGCTTGGACACTCTATGGCCTTATTACGTCTCAATTGGGTGACCGAAACTCCGATCTTGAGGTGCCTGGATTTCCCGACATTCCGGTTAAGAGATACATTAAGGAAATGTTCGGGTTCGAGTATGAGTTCCTTCCTGTAGTTGCTGTCGTACACATCGGTTGGTGTCTGCTGTTTTTCTTCGTATTTGCCTACGGTATCAAGTTCCTTAACTTTCAAAGAAGATAA